taatattcacCCTCCGCAACTTTTATATGGCTAtatcgattttcatgaaatgtattgattgtatttttctGCAGCAAAATACAATCAATTACGTTTGCTGTCACTTTAAGGTACCAAGAATGTACCGCTTCCATTCCatgtgtgtaaaaatatagctttgaaatttatttttaatagcgGTGACGACTGGTATATTTCCTAAGTGAAATTCCAATTCGTCACCCCAAATTACGTTACGAACgcgaattatttaaaaaatataccattcGAACAAACTTGATGGGGGTGACCAGCGGGAACAACCGGACTTTCTAAGTATTTTCGTAAATAGCcataatttttacattgcGTACCAATTCCTCATCTGCGAATTTCAGCATCGTAGTTATACATATCAAGCTCAAAAATCCGTTCAAACGCGAGTCTTAACTTGAGGGTTCCGTATCTTGATATATCCCACATTAGGTTTTTTATGCATCTATCTGTTCGACCTTCATAATCAGTTTGCTTCTAAACTATACGCACGCACGTGATTTTATAAGGATTCCATTTTTTAAACCCTAATATGTCTGATATTGAAGTAGAATAGGATGGGTCAAAAGGTTCGGCACGTAGATGctcaaactttttttaaatttatttttgaagcgaGACACATTTACACGAAACCTTTAGCTTTACCTCCATTCTTTTTTTTCCTGATATGTTTTGCattgcataatattatatattcactGTTTTGTAAGCATGTAGGTAGATTACAACTACAACTATcgtaatacctacctaatgaATACCTAAACTAACTCTTGACGGTTATAATCAGATTTAGCGTGGTATCAATGTGGCATCGCACGCCTTTCACGCGCGTCCATATATTGGACTGCACCACGATATCGTTGATGTGACTGTTTGTGACACACTGCTGTGCGGTGGCCATGCTCACTGCACCGCGATACTTTGCGCGCGTCATCTTGACAGCCGTCTATCGCGTGATCGCGACTCGCTGGGCGGGACGCGATAGTTGTGTCGTACCGCGCGGGGTTTTTACGTAGTTGAGTGAGTTTACACGTAGATAACACGTCGCGCCTGACTCGACGGAATTCTTGAATTTATCGAACGTCGGCATTGTTGTTTTTTGGTGAGAGCAAACGGTTTGTACCGAGGAAATATTTACgacatgataataaaaactaatcttTCCAATGCCAGTTATCAGCCATTTTTGGGTTGCCAGCAATTTTTATcgaaatatagtatttttggattcaatagatatatatatatatatatataagtgtcTATTGAAtccaaaaatactatattatatatatatatatatatatatatatatatatatatatatatatatatatatatatatatatattactgaaTTTTCACTTGATACGAAGCTCACCAAAGTAGGGTATGCGACGAACCATCGTGTCGAATCGACGCGTTGATTCGGCACTATTCGGCATGGCAGATGTGCTGTATTCCGTGGCTGTACTGCACATCTAGGTACCAACGAAGATTGGCATTGCTTACTTCAACGATTGCTTAGAAGTTTGTagttttgtatacaaaatttctacTTACCTAGGCAATGTATCTTTTTCTGTAccaaattatacatatagacTTTActagtacatatatttattatatttttcataattattaaatataatactaggtgatgcccgcgacttcgtccgcGTGGCCGAACATTTTGTGGGAAGGACttcttaccaaaaattgttcggcaaattaaatttcgaagaaattccagatcttcgatttttatacatcaacaggctgaaaaacttttgttacggcgtcatttttatatttcctatagtttcgttggaccatcatgggtctgcatcaggtgttctagatcttcaatttttatacctctacagaaaatgctcatcggactgaacaacttttattaaggcgtcatttctatattaccTGTAGTTTAGCTGTGCCACCTTGGGTCTGCATAAGgtattccagatcttcgatatttttacctcaacagaaaatgctcatcaggctgaacaacttttgttaaggcgtcatttctatatgtCCTATAGTTTATATGGATCATCATGGGTAtgcatcaggtgttctagatcttcgatttttatacctcaacagaaaatgctcatcagactgaacaacttttgttagggcgtcatttctatatttcctatagttatATATCATAGTACTCCAtaaggtgttccagttttcaaaatcatttataccttatatgttgcccaggcttaatagctatacaacaaaaaagtttcattcaaatccgtccagtagttccgaagattaacgtgtacaaacagacaaatatatagacagtttttcaaattctttctctgttactatgactctatcgcctaattttgtttttatgtaaatatattcaatgtacaggtttttttttctactgttttattaaatgtattgattACCCACAAATACAGTACAGAATACACAAAAACACCATGACAAACGCCGCCGTAGAACGATTAATAGAGTATGTTAAGCAGCATCCCTGTTTATACGATTCATCCCATAAGGAATACAAGAATGTTGCgacaaaaaatgaaatttgggaAGCCATCGGCAGGGAGTTAGATACTACCGGTGagttttacttattaatatataataatagttaattcTGCAAATAATGCCTTATTCTCACTtgcttttattaaaacaaacattatttgacaatattaatattaggtacatattatatttatacatgtacatattattattcatattattaatattgtcaaaactagataatatttttctttcaattttgaaCATACAGACTCCAGAATTTATATTCTAATTGTTTATTCCTGTATGTTCGtagttactattattataagaatcCGTCGATCGAATACTTTCTGAGAACGTACCTATTTAACAAGTTGAGATGGACTTTTTAAAACAGCTAAATGCCtattattaagtacctataataatgGGTATTTACCTGATTGTAgctaaatattacataatataatatatatactaaattacCGAGTACCTATAATAATTCCATCTTTTTCATAGGAGATTTTGTCAAGAACAAATGGAAAACGCTTCGAGATGGTTTCACGAAGAATAAGAAACAGCTTAAAGAAAAGACTTTAATGAAAACTTATACTTGGGCGCCACAACTCGCTTTTCTAGAGAACTACCTtcagaaacaaacaacaatagaCTTGACGCCATCGTCGCCGGTAACCATAGATTTCGATCCTTTTGCTTCGATAGATAATAATGAGACATCTTCAGACAAAGGTAAGATGATTGATGAATTAATCGAATGGAtggaattaaattttctcttAAAAATCAACTCAAAATCAAAGTTGGAACAgtataaatattgttcaaGAAATCTTcagagataattttattttcgggTTAATTTTGTCTTTTCGTTCAGAATTGCCGGTAGAGGATACAGTGCCCATCGACAAAACATCTACAATCCCAAGAAGAAAATCAACTAAACGAAAGATATCGGAAGACGAAGACGACATTACCAGAATAATTGACTTTttgagtaaaaaaaagaataaagatGATGCAATCAGTCATCTATTTTTAAGCTACGCAGAAACCTTCAGGAAATTCCCAGTGAATGAACAAATTACACTCAAAGTTCAACTAGCAAAGTTATTTTCGCATGCCGAATTAAAGTTCGTTTCTAATGTTGATaagaacaaatttattttaccgaCTAACGAAGAGGACCTATTGCAGGTTAGTAATATGCATAGGTAGACGAAACAGGGCGAACATAACTATTATTGTGTTGTTTGATTACTGattattgtttatgtatttaacaATTGTGATGTAACAACGGTGTATTCTGATTTTACCTAAAAAGTGGTTCGTTTCAGACGGAAGATGAAGAAATGAATCAGCAGCGTCGTGTGAAGACAGAAACTGAAGACGCtcaatatgtaaggaccttACATTAGATTAAGTTAATTACAACAATTCTCACTCTAAGCAATATTATGTAGGATAAAAAAGTATGTCTAGGTATCCTACATACATACTATATCAGAccagttttattgtatatctATACAATAAACCTGGTCTGATATAGTATATACAGGCCAGGTTCTGTCTACCCTATTAAAcgaaatttaatcaatatcCGTCGAGTAGTTATacaatatagttaaaaatgaAGCCAATTATTGATTGAGAGTAGCATAACCCAAGATTAggctaaataatattttgatggtATGGGCTGAAACTTGAAGGGAGACAGAGAATTTACTCCTACCTAATCAAAAGGTACGGAAACAAGTGTAGTGTGAATGTTCAGTGCTagttaattaaagaaatacattGAATGATCAAGGCCATTAGAAAACaagtaaaatcattaaatgttCACTAACTAAACATAcctattcattattatatatttggcTATAATGTTAAGCAAGTCTAGACCTTAAAGTTAGCCAGCGATAGTTATACAAGTAAAGTGATCGCGATTGCTATGTGAGACTATACAACAATAAGGGAACTAAATTACACGGTTCTAAGTCATCCATCTTGTGAGGccggtacagcatgtcagtctctTCCACTTGTAATGTTAACCGGTCTGTTACTTCTTCAAATTCGATTTGTCATGATTTCATTAGTGAAAAAAGTTTTCTTCTGTAACACTACTTTGATACatgtattttcttaaatacatacctatttgaCAAACGTCTGAACGCTAgactttatttaatgttgtcaaacaaaaagtaacctagtcctaatattataaatgcgaaagtttgtgaggatgggtgtatgtatgtttgttactctttcacgcaaaatctactggaccggttgttatgaaatttgagtagtttttttatcccgaaattctcacgggagcgaggccccggggcgtagctagtaataagatttttaaaaatcataaattaattacagtgCACAAATGAAGAACCACTGGAGAATATTCATGATCAACGCACAGAAATGAAAAGTGAGCCAAGGGAAATCGAAGACGTAAGttgtacacattttttaagtCACAGGTTGGGATTTGGGAAGTGGGTAGAAAAAGTCAGATGGCCGTCCAAAAGTACATCACGAAAGAAGTCCAGGAAACGTGCCGCTACTATCGATGACAATTTTTAGAGCGACAAGCCAAAATAAGTGACATCAACAAGTAAGGAAAGTGACGAGTAAACGGTGGTTGTTCTAAGGCTTAATGCGggttcacttctcaccatcgaatctatTCATAAGACGCAGCGAACTAATCACATTACAAAGTAGTTGTTGCATCttaatggcgcaatgtgattggttcggttcgactcgatggtgagatgtaaatagcaaaccCGCGCTAACCCGTCAGCTGTTGACCTGATGCCGGCTAAACACTATCGCCGAATACAGATGTCGACGCGAAAattgaacattgcgtagtttgcaTGAGTGCTTTTTTTAGCTTTTctatttaccgcaatgtatTCCGAATTCGCCAAAGTTAAGTGAACTGTATCGCGAAAATGTATTGCCGGCTTGACATTGtgtaaagaataatatttttgtgtgattgATGATTTTCTTGATATTTGTTTTGCAGAATGatcatttattatcaaaacaaCTCCGAGACAAAGCAGACGAGTTAAAAAAAGCGAATGAACAACTATTTAGCCTTAACGAAGAGTTAGAAAGATTGAAAACTAGAAACTTTGCTCTAGAAACTAGAAATGCAAACTTAGAAGCTGCAATGGCTGATCTTAAGATGAGACTGAATAATCTagtttaaatctaaaattaattaaatattttacaaggaagaaataaaataatcgattTTACAGCTAAAacacttgtaaaaataaaaaaatatgtttaaaaatgaatgatttttattaatgcgTCTCCACCACATGTTCCTCAACTAGATACGGTTGATTTCTAGTACTCTGTAATCCGTTATCTGTTATCGAGATCGCGTATCCGTTACTCGAATCAGAACCTTTCTGCTGCTGCTGCGTATCATACGTTAGCTTCGCTGTCATGACTTGTTTCAGAAAATCTATTTGTAATTGACTTGAAAGTTCTTTTGGTAATTGTTTCattaatgaaatcaaatattttccaaacTGGTTTAGACTGTCATTCTTTTTCCGAACATATCGCTTCTGAAAAGTTATTTCGTCGGAACTAGTACTGGCGTCACTATGACCAGTATCTTCTAATATTACTTTTCTGTGCTTTTTCTCTTCCCTTTCtagttttctctttttatttctCCTTTCTACGTAGTCGTCTTCAAAATCGTCTATGAAGACTGAATTAATATCGAGGGTGGGCTggaaagtattaaaaattttctgTAACACATTAATGTTAGATATATCATAATAGGTACGAATACATAGACAAAAAGCAATTATAATAGTGGCATAATTTCAGTAAAAATTTACCACTTAATTTGCCCATTTGCAAACCTGACATTTACCAGAGATTTTTAGACTGTATATTCCTGAAATCACTTAAGATCATTTTTACTCAGACCCTAATGAGAAAATTGCAAAAGTTCCAAAAAGGTTTAGTCTATGTAACGTTCAAGTTGCAAAATAACTCTTTTCTCTGGGGATTGTCTAAGGGAATTTCTCGAATAAGTTGTTCGTATTCGTGATAAATTGAGTCTCCCATGTTTAGTATTCTCTTAAACTCTTTTGTGccaaaatatgtaatgttacAGTCTAGACTTTCTTTCTACATGGTCCACACTATGAATTTCAATATGGTCTTCACtggtttataaaaatgtattatataattttcggTATGTGTGTTTCATATCCTCTGATTAGCAATTCACTCAATGAatacatacttatacataaataattttcactaaAGTAGAACAATGTTTGTTCATTAGTTTGAATTGCAATTTCACATACCTGATCCTCCAAATCATCGTCGTCGTCGTCCTTCTGAAGATGTTCTGATTTTGTTTCCTCTATCTCATATAGTTTCCCATCACTAGATAATATTACTCGTTTATCCTGTAATGGAAatgaaaacacataaaatgaCCATCATTCAATGTATGTtggaaattgtataaaaacttgtaaaaatgaGGCCATTTCATGATTACtactaagtaaatttattatgacaatATTTGAGTTTGTTTCCAAAgctccaaataaaaaaaacaataacttcttacatcattttcaaatttcaaatttggaTGTTTTCTATTCAAATGCTTCTTCAGATTGCTGGTAGAAGACTTGTAAGACAGTTGTTTCTTACAAACTAAACACATAGCAAGCTTCTCTATGAGGTCCAATTTCTTGTAATAATTCCATATTGATGAATGAATAGTGTCTCTTAGGGAGTGCTGTTTCGTATGTGGATTACTAGacctaataaataacaaattaaaaattatgtacaaatggTGATCTTAATGCCATCATTCACTTCCAGAAGgccatataattatatcatacAGAAATAGCAggttgtgcaataaaatgcaactactaaatagaaaattaactcacttaatttgtatgttttgtgaAAAGGAAGTTGTCTGTAAATGATAGCTAAAATAATCTTTCTCAATCTCATTAAACACTGACCTATCAAGCTGGTTGGTTATGTGGACAAAGTGCTTTCTCCGTACATGTTTCATGAGGTTACTAACAGAGCTCCAGTATGAGCAATCACATGAGCATAGCTTACAAGTTGCCACTCGGTGTTTGCTGTCCTTTACATCAAAGAACTCCCATGCTAGGCTTGAATTTGAACGTTTGGGTCTGGcactgtaatttaaatttatagacaagatactaaaataataatggataATAAGTGACAGTttgtgaaaatgcaacaaaatattttgtattcaacagtccaattttttaaagtactaaCTAGctattatctatctatatcttCACTGGTATTACATAGGGcattatcctaactaatattatataaaaatgcaaaaataagtttgttacctcttcacacattatctactggaccaattgttatgaaatttggtacataggtagaaaataacctggaatgacaCATAAGGTAACACCCACAGGAGCCAAGCCCAAgggtgcagctagtatattataaagaagggGGAACGGGTGAAATTATCCCAGAATGAGGACTGATCGCTGGTTTGCTGACTGTTCTGGTGGACTTTTTCTGGTGTCGCAAAACAGATACTTATTATAATcctactaattataaatgcgaaagtttgtgaggatgtgtgtaagtatgttatgtatgtttgttactcttttacacaagatctactggacggattgttatgaaatttagtacacgggtagaatataacctcgaataacacataggtctatatacatatattttcagaaaatcccGGGgcgaagtaaataataaacacgcAACCCAAAACATCTCAGTCACATACTGGTACATatgcataataaattgtactgGCCTAAGCTTTTCACAACTATAAAGTAATCTTACTTTATAGTTCTGAAATTTTAAGCTTAGGtacgcaatgaaaaataacttacaGCTTGTCATCTAAGAATTCCTCAAATTCTTCATTATTAGATTCCTCATCATCACTTTCTTTGTTTATCGCTGTATCAGACTCGCCCCTgtcaaatttagttttaaactttcatgaaattttatttacaaagtgGTTCTTGTTTGAATGAAGATTTTATAGGAAGGTAACtagttagatattttattgtttctaaacaataaaaatttggtaggtaggtaactaTCCCTTCCCTTCCTTATAAAAAAGCATGCTAATGATACTTAGATACTAAGGATTTCATTAGGTTTGTCACAGGTATTTCGGACTGGAGCTAGTATGGATTTTGCAACTTCAAAATACGTACCCATTCGACTCCATCGTCCTTGTTTGTACGATGTATGTACGATCAAAGACAAtgtaatgaaagaaataaagatgaCGATCAAAGAAACTCAAAGTTTTTAGCAGTGAGGTCTCAAATACTATCGATGGCTCCGCGCGgggccctttctaaatctagaTGGCTCCACTGGGTTCCACAAATCCCGCCTCAcccccttctaaatctatgcgTCTAAAAATCGGCATCATTTGACTTTTACTAATGCACAGATATtagaatataggtacttaactgTGTGTATGTATTCCATAATAATCAAAGACCTAGAAAACTGACAACGGATGAGTGAAGGGGTACGTGATAGGGACAAAAGATCTCAGTGCTCTGTCTCGTATCTTCTCATGTGTTTCTAATAATCACatttctttcttgtatgagctaAATGAAGGGAAATGGAATACCTATATcctatatttaacaaaaatagtcATCTGTATTACATAAGGCATaattccaactaatattataaatgcgaaagtaagtttctttGTTTCTTATCTCACGCATTAtcttattgtattaaattttggtAGAAGATTTTATTCTCTACTTCTACcaaaattcaatacaaaatacaaactaCCTGGAACTaactggaataatacatagggcactttttatccaAAAAAAAGGAACGAATCtccggggtgcagctagtaagTAAAAGATCACTCTAGatacattatataagtacatattactaggtaggtactcaaCTCAACCAATGACTCATATTGTGAATGCGCAATGAATGTCATACACATGTCCTGTAAAATAGAAAGGGAGCTAGTAGGTACATTGTGGTAAATTTCAGAACtctttattatgtacacaGATGACAATTCTGAAGACGAGGCAAATAACTTTGCCAACGTATACTCATGTTTCGAGAAGGAAATCGGTGGACAAATGCACTGTATGTTGTGCAGAGCCAGTGTGTCAAACAACGAGGGGGATTTGAGAAGGCACTTAAAGAAACATCCAAAAGTATTGGGTGAGCTGCAGGTGAGATAAAATTTGTCTCATATTATCTTCAGTCATAGGATTTGTAAGCGGTTGTCGTCTAGTAGGGAAAACTTCCGCCGACCGGTGCGAACCGACAGGttggaatcctactcgtgcgtGCCACATGAGAGCTATTTAGATGTTCTGGAGCCAGCACTACCaagaacttttttatgaaagttatattgctatctctttcatttgTAGTCCGATCTATACTGCTATTTCATGGCGATATTCGTACGGTCTTTGCCAGTTGCTTTTAGGAAACGAGGCGTATAACTGTGCGCGTTTCAATTACGAAACGTGTCATCTGGCTGAATTACTCTGCAACGCAATGCAGGTACCACGCAGGTCCCGAGCTACTAACCGAGATTCGTGCCCACGGTACCCATTAGATGAAGACTATTTCAACAGAAAACACATATATGTGACTCTgcaccatggaattagtaggtactcctaatacctactaattccatgctctGCACATCATAACGTCTGACATTGTGTCACAAACGTATATTCGTGCGCGTTTGCGTATAAGCGATGTGCCTATATACTTGCAATCGGTTTACTTTGATGCTAAGCTATAgtgcatattttaaataaaaccgCAGTCATCCATCGCCATATACCTAATACATTCATGTGCATTAGTTTCATACCTatgttgttttcattttagGATTTAGACGTTCTTCTCCAGGATAATGACGACGAAAAAACAGAACCATATACAGAAGTAATTTATCTTGACGAAGGAAACATCAAACTGCCTAAAATAGATAAGAATAAATGGCAAAGTGATACTTCAAAAAAATGTCAGGATggaaaaaacatacaaaaatcaaacaaaaagaaaagaagGCGCGAGAGTTTATCATCTGAAGATCAACCTATTGAAAagagaaaacaatataatgaaattagaaaatttggcgaatatattatgtgtttattGGAAAAGTTACCTCAAGATGTGTGTATGAGAATGCAAATGAATATAGTGAACATGATAATGAACGCAAATTTAACTAAGAAACATGTAAATGTTTCAACAGAAACTGTTCCAATTAATATTCAGTCTATTCCAACAGAATATTACGTATTAGAAAATCATTCGCAAACAAGTTCCAAATCGCCGATACAGTGTCCAAGTACCGAAACAGTTTCTAATGCTAATAATACATGTCCAAATCAAAGTTTTTCTATAACTACAGCTTCTAACGCCACAAATGATGTCAGTTATAttgacaaaacaataaatacacacaataaATAGATTAACATCCTTCCTGGCCATCATACCGGACTGCTAAACTTGAGGTCCCATGTTCGATGCCCGGtaaggtcaagatggaaaatgatcattatCAGATAGACCTTGGTCTTGGAGGTTTTTCTATaagttatatatagatagaatagaataaagtatcgttgagttaatataccataacacaagtctcgaacttacttggCTAACTCAATCAGTGTGGTTTGTccctgtatatttattaattgtcaCCAACTTTAGAGTGCCGCCGTGccacaaaaagtaaaaaataaatctttcaagggataagtccgccgttgctAATGCTTTTTCTGTCGGTCTCATATagctgtaaaaatatattattataaaataatatatgtatattataatgtacatatattagttatactatacatatatgacttataaattaaggaaatgat
This DNA window, taken from Plodia interpunctella isolate USDA-ARS_2022_Savannah chromosome 2, ilPloInte3.2, whole genome shotgun sequence, encodes the following:
- the LOC128678655 gene encoding uncharacterized protein LOC128678655 isoform X2, which codes for MTNAAVERLIEYVKQHPCLYDSSHKEYKNVATKNEIWEAIGRELDTTGDFVKNKWKTLRDGFTKNKKQLKEKTLMKTYTWAPQLAFLENYLQKQTTIDLTPSSPVTIDFDPFASIDNNETSSDKELPVEDTVPIDKTSTIPRRKSTKRKISEDEDDITRIIDFLSKKKNKDDAISHLFLSYAETFRKFPVNEQITLKVQLAKLFSHAELKFVSNVDKNKFILPTNEEDLLQTEDEEMNQQRRVKTETEDAQYCTNEEPLENIHDQRTEMKSEPREIEDNDHLLSKQLRDKADELKKANEQLFSLNEELERLKTRNFALETRNANLEAAMADLKMRLNNLV
- the LOC128678655 gene encoding uncharacterized protein LOC128678655 isoform X1; its protein translation is MLMEDDEKKSVWDFYNKCVSDDDNEKRAQCIICNNVYSYNSTIHNLKTHLLRLHKDIIPSDLDLGTLNRNTTAKAPKGQLRKELSEHSLCEHEEKLATCNYCKKQLSFKTTSGNLKTHLRRAHSSLFYKWFSDYEDHEVTLEEDSYITLDDNSEDEANNFANVYSCFEKEIGGQMHCMLCRASVSNNEGDLRRHLKKHPKVLGELQDLDVLLQDNDDEKTEPYTEVIYLDEGNIKLPKIDKNKWQSDTSKKCQDGKNIQKSNKKKRRRESLSSEDQPIEKRKQYNEIRKFGEYIMCLLEKLPQDVCMRMQMNIVNMIMNANLTKKHVNVSTETVPINIQSIPTEYYVLENHSQTSSKSPIQCPSTETVSNANNTCPNQSFSITTASNATNDVSYIDKTINTHNK
- the LOC128678692 gene encoding uncharacterized protein LOC128678692 isoform X1, with translation MCMTFIAHSQYESLVEGESDTAINKESDDEESNNEEFEEFLDDKLARPKRSNSSLAWEFFDVKDSKHRVATCKLCSCDCSYWSSVSNLMKHVRRKHFVHITNQLDRSSNPHTKQHSLRDTIHSSIWNYYKKLDLIEKLAMCLVCKKQLSYKSSTSNLKKHLNRKHPNLKFENDDKRVILSSDGKLYEIEETKSEHLQKDDDDDDLEDQPTLDINSVFIDDFEDDYVERRNKKRKLEREEKKHRKVILEDTGHSDASTSSDEITFQKRYVRKKNDSLNQFGKYLISLMKQLPKELSSQLQIDFLKQVMTAKLTYDTQQQQKGSDSSNGYAISITDNGLQSTRNQPYLVEEHVVETH
- the LOC128678692 gene encoding uncharacterized protein LOC128678692 isoform X2, which codes for MESNGGESDTAINKESDDEESNNEEFEEFLDDKLARPKRSNSSLAWEFFDVKDSKHRVATCKLCSCDCSYWSSVSNLMKHVRRKHFVHITNQLDRSSNPHTKQHSLRDTIHSSIWNYYKKLDLIEKLAMCLVCKKQLSYKSSTSNLKKHLNRKHPNLKFENDDKRVILSSDGKLYEIEETKSEHLQKDDDDDDLEDQPTLDINSVFIDDFEDDYVERRNKKRKLEREEKKHRKVILEDTGHSDASTSSDEITFQKRYVRKKNDSLNQFGKYLISLMKQLPKELSSQLQIDFLKQVMTAKLTYDTQQQQKGSDSSNGYAISITDNGLQSTRNQPYLVEEHVVETH